In a single window of the Sulfurimonas crateris genome:
- the pckA gene encoding phosphoenolpyruvate carboxykinase (ATP), which translates to MNLTELEEIGLKSVGKIYHNLSYDELIRHEIENDECVVTKKGATAVDTGIFTGRSPKDKYFVDRYPSNQYIAWGDVNQKISEEIFNELLDLSREQLSGKDLYITDVFSGSSEASKKSIRFVTEIAWQSHFVKNMFIRPNEEELENFKPEFTVLNACKAVNDKWMEHGLNSEVFVLFDIENNLAIIGGTWYGGELKKGIFSMMNYWLPLEGKLSMHCSANVGERGDTALFFGLSGTGKTTLSTDPHRRLIGDDEHGWDDEGVFNFEGGCYAKVINLDGKSEPEIYNAIRPGALLENVVMYGDGEVDYEDSSKTENTRVSYPIEHIDNHEPSLGAGHPENIIFLTADAFGVLPPVSKLTREQAMYYFLSGYTAKVAGTERGITEPVATFSACFGEAFLPLHPTVYAKLLGEKIDKHGVNVYLVNTGWTGGAYGVGHRMSIKDTRACINAILDGSIKSSEFDVTRTFGLHVPKTLGEINPEILNPRNAWANKEEFDKTRDTLAEMFIENFKKYQSEDSEFDYSAAGPKIES; encoded by the coding sequence ATGAACTTAACCGAGTTAGAAGAGATAGGCTTAAAAAGTGTTGGTAAGATTTATCATAATCTAAGTTATGATGAACTAATTCGACATGAGATTGAAAATGATGAGTGTGTTGTAACAAAAAAAGGTGCAACAGCTGTGGACACGGGAATTTTTACCGGTCGCAGTCCAAAAGACAAATATTTTGTAGATCGTTATCCGTCAAATCAATATATCGCTTGGGGCGATGTAAATCAAAAGATCAGCGAAGAGATATTCAATGAACTTTTGGATCTCTCAAGAGAGCAACTCTCTGGAAAAGATCTTTATATAACTGATGTTTTCAGCGGTTCAAGCGAAGCTTCAAAAAAATCAATACGTTTTGTAACAGAGATAGCATGGCAGTCTCACTTTGTTAAAAATATGTTTATCCGCCCTAATGAGGAAGAATTAGAGAACTTCAAGCCTGAGTTTACGGTACTAAACGCTTGCAAAGCCGTTAATGATAAATGGATGGAGCATGGGCTTAACTCTGAGGTTTTTGTCCTTTTTGATATTGAGAACAATCTGGCTATTATCGGCGGTACATGGTACGGCGGCGAGCTGAAAAAGGGCATCTTCTCTATGATGAACTACTGGCTGCCACTAGAGGGCAAGCTCTCTATGCACTGTTCTGCAAATGTCGGAGAGCGCGGTGATACTGCACTTTTCTTCGGACTTAGCGGTACAGGAAAGACTACTCTCTCAACAGATCCGCACAGAAGACTTATCGGCGATGATGAACATGGATGGGATGATGAAGGTGTATTTAACTTTGAGGGAGGCTGTTACGCCAAGGTCATAAACCTTGACGGCAAGAGCGAGCCTGAGATCTATAACGCCATTAGGCCTGGTGCTCTGCTTGAAAATGTCGTCATGTATGGTGACGGCGAGGTCGATTACGAAGACTCAAGTAAAACAGAGAACACCAGAGTCTCTTACCCGATAGAGCATATAGACAACCACGAACCATCTTTGGGCGCGGGTCACCCTGAAAACATAATCTTCTTAACTGCGGACGCTTTTGGCGTTCTTCCTCCGGTATCAAAACTTACTCGTGAACAAGCAATGTACTACTTCTTAAGCGGATATACTGCAAAAGTTGCAGGAACAGAGCGCGGTATAACAGAGCCTGTAGCAACATTCAGCGCATGTTTTGGAGAGGCTTTCTTGCCGCTTCACCCTACGGTGTATGCCAAGCTTTTAGGTGAGAAGATCGATAAACACGGCGTAAACGTATATCTTGTAAATACAGGCTGGACAGGCGGTGCTTACGGTGTTGGTCACAGAATGAGCATCAAAGACACTCGTGCTTGTATAAACGCGATACTAGACGGAAGCATAAAAAGCAGTGAGTTTGATGTAACAAGAACGTTTGGTCTTCATGTTCCAAAGACTCTAGGAGAGATAAATCCTGAGATCCTCAACCCTCGTAATGCATGGGCTAATAAAGAGGAGTTTGACAAAACTAGAGATACATTGGCTGAGATGTTTATAGAGAACTTTAAAAAGTATCAGAGTGAGGACAGCGAATTTGACTACTCTGCAGCAGGAC